The nucleotide sequence TCGATCCAGGGGCTAAAATAGCCGTTTGAGCCTCCCGACGTGTTTTACTACGCGAGGAGAAGGCGTGTGTATGACGTCGCTGCTGCCATTGAAGTCTGCCACGCAGTCTAGAGATCGTGATCTCGACCCACAGCTTCTCGGTCTCACAGAGGAGTCCGCGGGCGACATCCTTTCGGCGATTTCGTCACTGACTGCACGACGGATCCTCGACATACTGTACGACGAGCCACGTCCCACATCCGAGATCGCGACGACACTCGACTCATCGGTCCAGAACGTCAGCTACCATCTCGAACGGCTGGAAGACGCCGATCTCGTCGAAGTCGTCGATACGTGGTATTCAGCCCAGGGTCGTGAGATGGATGTCTACGGGCCAACTAATAGCGCCCTCGTCCTCTATACGGGTGCCGAGACGGTACCGCCATCGCTGAAGCGCGCGCTCGGCCGGAGTGTCGGTGGGATCGGTGCTATCGGTGTTATCAGCGCACTCGTCCATTTCCAATGGACAGAAACCGGTCCGTTCGCTCCGTCTCGTCGGGTCGCACCGATTGGGGCTCAACCACCGGAACCGACCATCCAAGAATCGATTATGAATTTCATCACGGGCCCGGGCGGAACACTCCTTACAGCCGGTCTGGTGGTCATTGCGGTGTGCCTCCTCTGGTGGTACTGGCGACGATACCGGCCGGCCCGCCAGCAAGCGCAATCTATCTGAGAGCGCCCCTTCCATACCGTTTGGTTTTGCCATTCATGTGATCGATCAGTGCGTCCCAGGGACTCAAAGGCGTCTTTGAATCTGGGATACCACCATACGTACCCCTCCCGTGTAGTATTGTATGCGACGCAGAACGTTCCTCACAACAGTTGGAGTCGGCATCACAACCGCGGCAGCAGGTTGTAGCTCCCAGGCACAGTCAAACGAACCCTCGACAGAGACTGACGGATCGACTGACGATGCAGATGAACGGAGTACGAAGTTGGGGACAGACGAATCACCAGCCGAAGACACGACGACCACCGCCCACGAGCGGAGTCGTATCGAACGCGGTGAAACCACAGAACAGGTACTTGGAAACGACTCACTCACAGAGAAGGGACTCCGCAGACCCCATCACGTCGCGCTGACGAACCAGACCGAGGAAGAGCGAACAATTTCGCTGTCCATTCAGGGGGCCGAGACGGCGTCGCTCGACGAGCAGTACATACTCGAACCGAACGCCACGGTCTCGATATCGCTGACTGATCTCGATACGTACACTGTCCGCGCGACCGCACTGCATTCAGAGGCCACCGAGTCGATGTCGATTGAACCGTCTCAGTTTACCTGCAACGTGACCCGAACGTCGATCAATCTCACGGCTGCAGGAGCGTTCGAGTCGATGACCACGTCCACACGCATGGCCTGTCCGGGGGTCAGTACGGAAGACATCGCGGCCGACAGCACCGTTTCGAAAACGCTCGGCGATGGGGAGCCACCGGCGGACGGTGGAGATAACGCTCACAATATCGTGATAACGAACCCGAGCAGCGAGACCTGGACGGTTCGAGTCATCCTCCAATCCGAGACGACATCCCAGCTCGACGGGATCTACACGATCGAACCTGCTGGGAAGAGTCGGTTGACGCTAACCGAAAGCGGTACCTACGATATTGACGTGTGCGTTCTCGAAACCGGTGTCACAGAAACGATCAACCTCACCGCCGAAAACTTCGACTGTAACGTCTCCACAACGCAGGTCGGTGTCGATTCGGAGGGGACCCTCGACAGTACGACCCTCTCGACGCTGATGGCCTGTGTCGGTGACAACGAGACGGACTCCGCGAACAATTCGTCCACATAAACCCCCTCGAGTCGCCCTCCTCTCAGCACGTCCCAGCCTCGATCGTCTCGATCCATAGCAAGGATTATCGCCCCCGCGGCCCCGAAACCGTGTATGACCCACTTTTCCGACCGTGTCGAACAGGTTTCGATTTCCGGCATCCGCGAAGTCTTCGAGGCGGCGGACGAGGACGCGATCAACCTCGGACTCGGCCAGCCTGACTTCCCTGCGCCCGAAAATGCCCGCGAGGCGGCCGTCGAGGCGATCCGCGCCGGCGACGCTGACGGCTACACATCCAACAAGGGCACGCCGGAGCTCCGGGAAGCCATCGCCGCAAAACACGCCCGGGACAACGATCTGGACGTCGATCCCGCGAACATCATTGCCACCTCGGGCGGCAGCGAAGCCCTCCACATCGCCCTGGAAGCCCACGTAGATGCCAACGAGGAAGTCATCTATCCCGATCCGGGCTTTGTCTCCTACGAGGCACTGACCCACCTCGCCGGGGGAACGCCCAGGCCAGTCGGCCTCCGTGAGGATCTGACACTCGATCCCGCCGCTGTCGAGGACGCGATCACCGACGACACTGCCGCCTTTGTGGTCAACAGCCCCGCCAACCCGACCGGGGCAGTCCAGTCACCCGACGACATGCGCGAGTTCGCCCGGATCGCCGACGAACACGACGTGCTCTGTATCTCCGATGAAGTCTACGAGCACATCGTCTTCGAGGGCGAGCACCGTTCGCCGCTTGAATTCGCCGAAAGCGACAACGTCGTCGTGATCAACGCCGCCTCGAAGGCCTACTCGATGACCGGCTGGCGACTCGGGTGGGTCACGGGCAGCAACGAGCGCATCGAGCGCATGCTGCGGGTCCATCAGTACGGCCAGGCGTGTGCGAGCGCGCCGGCTCAGTACGCGGCCCAAGCGGCCCTCTCGGGGCCCCAGGATCGCGTCACGGAGATGGTAGAGGCTTTCGAGGAGCGACGGAACGTCCTGCTCGATGGTCTCGCCGACATGGGACTGGAGACGCCAACACCGAAAGGTGCGTTCTACGCGATGCCGAACGTGCCCGACGGCTGGGTCGAAGAAGTGATCGACCGCGGTGTCGTCGTGGTGCCCGGCGAGGCCTTTGGCGAGGGCGGGGAGGGGTACGCACGGATTTCATACGCGACGGACATGGAACAGCTGACGGAAGCGATCGACGTGATGGCGGCGGCGACGGCAGCCGTTCGGTAACGACTGGTGGCAGTAACGCCGACGGACCCAGGGTCGGCAGTACTGCCCAAACTATCACAAAGGAATATCATCCAGTCGATACTCCGACCGTGACCCACAAGTACGCAACCCGCATATACAATCACGTACAATCATGGGACGTGCTCACAGCCGTCGAGTGACTGGGATCGGACTCACCACGGGACCATCCCGCCGATGTTCGAACGTCGCCGCGGGCGAACCGAACCACGCCCTATTCGCGAGACAGGACAGAACGGCTCGTGATCGAGTCGCTACCGCAATCAATGACTGACATCGAATCGAGAGCAGCCGGGGCGGAGCGCGAACTCGATATCGACGATGTCGGCGAGATCGCCGACAGTGTTGTCGAGAACGTCGAACGCGTCATCGTGGGGCATCGCGACGCGATCGAACACATTCTCACGGCGCTGTTCGGCCGCGGACACGTCCTCCTCGAAGACGTGCCCGGTGTTGGAAAGACGATGCTGTCACGCGCGATCGCGGAATCGTTCGACTGCTCGTTCAAGCGCGTCCAGTTCACCCCGGATTTGCTCCCCTCCGACGTGACGGGGGCGAACGTCTACAACCAGAAGACCCAGACCTTCGAGTTCCGGTCCGGGCCGATCTTCGCCAACGTGGTCCTGGGCGACGAGATCAACCGCGCGCCACCGAAGACCCAGAGCGCGCTACTCGAAGCCATGGAGGAAGGCCAGGTGACGATCGACGGCGAGACCCACGCCGTTCCCGACCCGTTCGGCGTCATTGCGACCCAGAACACCGTCGAGCGAGATCGTACATACGACCTGCCGATGGCCGAACTCGACCGGTTCATGAAGAAACTTGAACTGGGCTATCCGACGGCCGACGAGGAGTCCGCGATGCTGGAAAGCGTCGTCGGGACCCATCCGATCGAGACCGTCGAACCCGTCGCGACACTCGAAGATCTGGAACAGATCCGGGCAGTGACCGCAGACGTCACTGTCGAGGACCCGATCCGGACGTACGTGACGCGGTTGGCCCGGTATACGCGCAACCACGCCGAACTCGGTGCGAGTCCACGCGCCTCGGTGCTGTTGCTCCGGGCGGCCCAGGGACGGGCGGTCCTGAACGGCCGGGAGTACGTCGTGCCGGACGACATCCAGGCCGAGGCCAGCGTCGTGTTGCCCCATCGGATCCGGAGCGGGGCCGTCGAGAGAACCGCGGGTGACCTGGTCGCCGACGCAATCGAAAGCATACCCGTCGAGTGAGATGAGACTGACAAACCGCGGTTGGGTGACCGTCGGCGTCGCCGTCGCCGCCTTTCTGATGGCGTGGCTGTTCGGTGCACGATCGCTAAACGCCGTCGCAGTCCCGGCGGTAGTCGCCGTCGTCGCCGCGGCCGCCCAGCTCAAGCTGGCCGATCGGCCCGCAGTCAGCCGGTCGAACCCACACGCTGGCTTCCCCGAAGAAACCAGGGCCGTCACCGTCGAGGTCACCGGTACCCGTGGGACGATCATCCACGCGAACGATACGCTGTCACGGGGGTTGTCTGCCACCGACAACGGATTCTCGGGAAGCGTTCCGGTCACACACACCTACGAGATGGCGCTGACGGAACGAGGACGGCACGCGATCGGTCCGCTTTCGGTTCACCTCCGGGACGTGTTTGGGTTGGTCAGCCACGAGATCGAAATCGGCGAGGCGACGGACGTGATCGTCTATCCCCAGATACACGACGTCACCGGGTCATCTGCCCTCGCTGCCGAGCTCGAACGAAATCGCCGACCGGAGCGCCAAGAGATCGACCAGTTGCGCGAGTACGTCCCGGGCGACCCGTTGCGGGACATCGACTGGAAGTCCTCAGCCAAACGACTGCCCGATCTCGTCGTCACGGAGTTCATCGGCCGGGAGACCATGGGAACCATCGAGATCACCATCAGCACTGACCGGGAGACGGCAGACAGGGCGGCCAGTGCGGCCGGCAGCGTCGCCCTGTTTTTTTCCCACGCCGGACTCGAAGTCGGTCTGACCGCGCCGGACGGTAATCTCAAACCATCCCGGGGGGAGACACATCGAAGTGAGCTGTTGCAATTACTGGCCGAAACCGGACCGGGGACACTCAATGACCGGGTCCGGACTGACGCCGACATCCGCGTCGTTGGAGACGACGGGGCGGTCACCGTCGATGTCAACGGCCAGGTGACCACCTACGAGGACATTCGCTCGACAGCGGCCCGGGATCGCACGCCAGTCGATCGTCAGAGAGCCGGGACATCGGGGGTGACGGTCACGTGAGCGTCACTGGTCGTGAGCAGAACCCGGGGAGAGACGGTCAGACGGGCATCACAGGTCGTGTTCGGGACATCACGCCCGTTCGGCTCCTCGCCCTGGGTGGCGCTCTCCTCGTGATCGGGTCGTTTGTCGGTGTCGTCCACGATGTTGTCGACGTGATCAGCGACCCGGGTCTGTTACAGCTTGTGGTCGCAGTGACATTCGTCGGTTCGACGATCGCCGCCCGATATCTTACCGTCCGGAAGGCAGTCGTCCTCGCGGTCGTGTTGCTTGCGGGTAGTCTTCAATGGTATCTGCTCGGATTATCCGGGGCGACGCTGTGGCCGTGGCCACACATCCAGTACACGATTGCCCTCCTGGCCGGCAACTCGGTCCTGGGGATCGTCAATCTGGAGGCATGGGTAATCGCCGTAACACCGGCTCCGATATTCCTGGCGTGGTATCTCGCCGTCCGCCGCCATTACGCCCCGAGCGCAGCCATCGGCGGGACGACGTTGCTGTTTTTCGTCCTCACGGGCGACGCCGGGGCCGATCTGACGCTGCTGGGCGTTGTGGGCGTCGTCACACTCGTCGGCGCGGGCGAGCTTGATCGGCTCGGAGCATCGATCGGCGAGACGGATATCGTCGCGACAGTCGTCGCCATCGCCATCGTCGCCTCGGTGACCATATCGATCGTTCCGGCCGGTGCCGCCTTCTCGTTCTCGCCCGACAGCGGTCTGAGTGATTCGGCTGCAGTCAGTTCCAGCGCTGCCCCCAGCGATGGGACGCTCGAAGGAAGCCTCCTCAGTGCATCCGAGGAGTTATCGATCCAGGGGAGCCTGGAACTCACATCCGAGCTCAGATACGCGGTCACGAGCAACAAGGGGAGTTACTGGCGCGTGGCCGCCTACGATCTGTACACCGGCGACGGCTGGGTTCGGCGTGGCGGGACTGGTTCGACCGACCAACGACTCGGCTCACCGCCGGATCGATCCCGAACCGTCGAGCAAACCTACCGGGCGATCACCGAGATCGGTACGATGCCTGCCGTGTGGCGACCGAGTGAGATCTCGGGGCCGGCAGCCGAAAATGCCCGGGCGACCCGACTCGGCGGCCTCCAGCCGATCCAACCACTCGCGGCCAACGACTCCTATCGGGTCACCAGCGAAGTGCCGATCGCGACCGCCTCGGAACTCCGGGACGCCGGCGAGGCATATCCCGCCTCCGTCAAGAACCAGTATCTCCAGCTCCCCGACAGCACGCCTGATCGCGTCGCCGAACGGACCGAACAGCTGACGGGGAACGCCGACAATCCGTACGACACGGCCCGCGTGATCGAACAATGGCTCGAATCCAACCGTGAGTACTCACTGAACGTCTCGAAGCCGTCCGGGACGACTGCCGATTCGTTCCTCTTCGAGATGGACCAAGGGTACTGTACGTACTACGCGACGACGATGGCGACCATGTTGCGAACCCAGGATATCCCCGCCCGGTTCGTCGTCGGATACACGTCCGGCCAACGCGTCGGGGAAGACGAATGGCTCGTCCGCGGCCACAATTCCCACGCCTGGGTGGAAGTGTACTTCCCCGACGTGGGGTGGATCCGGTTCGATCCGACACCAGCCGGACCGCGCGATTCGACTACCCAACAGGACCTCGAATCAGCACGGGCAGCCAACGAGTCAAACGTCGATACCAACCGAAGTCAGGGCGGCGAGTGGACTCCCACGCCGACCGAAACCGAGACTGAAGCGCCCGAGACGGACGACCAACAGACGGTCCTCGAGGAGAGAGAGCCCTCGGTCCCCGAATACTACGGCCCTGACGCGGAACTCAACGGGAGTGAATTCCCCGGCGGCCAGTTCAACGCAACCGCCACCGACCGGACCGACACTGCCAACGAGAGCGAGGGGCGCAGAGACAATGAGGGAGGCCTCGTTCCCGGACTCGAACAGCTGACGCTGGCTGCCCTCGCCATGTTCGGGTTCGCCGGCGTTGCCCGCCGAAGCGGACTCACGGACCGTGCGTACCGCGCGGTCTGGCTCCGGTGGCAACCCCGCGAGGAGCCGGCGACTGACGTCGAACGTGCCTTCGATCGGCTCGTCTACCTGCTCGAACGCCGCCACCGCAAGCGCCACCCCGGCGAGACCGTCAGACACTACCTCGATGCTGTCGATGCTGACGAACGCGCCAGACGTGTCGCGACGATTCGTGAACGGGCCCGGTATGCCGACACCGTCGACCGGGACGCCGCCGACGAAGCGGTCGAACTGGTCGACGAACTCGTCGGCGATACGTGATTGAATGTCCGGTCAATCGGAGTTTTGCGGTGATCTGTGGGGTAAATCCCGACAGTGTTTTGTACCAAGATTCCCAACAGCAGATTGTAATGTCGGAAGTCTGCTCGACGTGCGGGTTGCCTGAGGAGCTCTGCGTCTGTGAAGACGTCGCCAAAGAATCCCAGGAAATCAACATCCGCATCGACGAGCGCCGTTACGGGAAAGAGGTAACGATCATCGAAGGGTTCGATCCGAAAGACGTCGACATGGACAGTCTGTCTTCGGACCTCAAATCGAAGTTTGCGTGTGGGGGGACTGTCGAGGACGGCCAGATCGAGCTCCAGGGCAATCACACCGGCCGCGTCGAGGATTTCCTCCGTGATAAGGGCTTCAACGTCGCGTAATTGATCCTCGGTTCTACCGCGTTTCGCCGGTGACCAGTCGCGGCTTCTTCTCGGATGAAACGTGACGAGCAGCCTCTACTCCGCAGACCCGTAGCCGAGCCCACAGTCGGCCGCGTGAGGAGTATGTTTATCACGATTGCGGACATACGCTGACAGTGACGGACATCACATGCCGATTCAGCTCGATCCGGACGACGATACAGAGACACCACGGGTCAAGCCGGGGACGAACGCACAGGCACTCCTGGCCGCCCTTCTCGATCATCCGGACATGGGATTCACTCCGAAGGAACTCTCGGAACTCACGGACGTCCCACACGCAAGCGTCCACAAGACACTTTCGCGGATGCGAGAACGTGGACTCGTCCGGAAGATCGACTCATACTGGGCGGTCGCCGACGACGTGGCAGCTTCGGAAGTTGCCTCCGCCGTTAGTCTCCAGAGTATTCAGGAAACGTACGGCGACGACGCCTACGGTGACGATGAATGGGTAGCGGACGCCCCCGATCTCGGGGACAACGCGTAGCAATGGCCTACGCCCAGGGAAGCCATCTTTTTCGTCGTCGGGTGTCCTCGCTCACTGCGTTCGCTACGGGCACCGCGTGGCGACTTCGTCGCCACGGCATTCAGTTGCGGGCCCATGGGCCCGCAACCCTCTCCTTGAAAAACATGGGTGAAAAAGACCGCCTCCGCCGTCTTCGACGGCTCCGGCGGTGAAATCCCTCACTTCGCCCGTCTTTCGAGCCTCGCCTCACTTCGTTCGACAAGACGCCGGCCGGGAGTTTCCCGAACGGAGTGAGGGAAACGTCGATAGACGAGCGAAGTGAGTCTATCGGGAGTGAGCAAACGCGAAGCGTTTGCGATCTACGGGCGGCGTCCCGCCGAGCACACGAGGCGGGACTCGGGAGCTGTGCTCCCGGCGCATCGAATGACGACTGAAAGGAGGAATGAGATGCGCCGAAAGACTCACTTCATTCGTCTTTCGAGCCCTGGTTCACTCGCTTACGCTCGTTCACCAGGACGCCGGCCGGGAGTGAGCGGATTCTCCGAATCCGCGAACGCCGAACGACGCGAGCGTCGTTCGGAAATTGAACCCGATGCCAGACGTGCTCGCTCCGCTGAGCGCGTCTGCCGTGATTCAATTCCCTCGTACCGCATACACGGCCCTCACGAATTGTTCGGGCCGAGAGATGCGCCGGCCGGGAATTGAACCAGAGCCAGACGGTCGCTCACTTCGTTCGCGCTGCGACTGGCAGGGCTCAATTCCCGCAAAACGCATTTGCGGCTCGCGGTTTGCTCGCCGCAAAATGCGCCGGCCGGGAATTGAACCCGGGTCGAGAGCTTGGAAGGCTCTTGTCATACCACTAGACCACCGGCGCTCGTTCACTGCGTTCACTCGCGCCGAGCATCGACGGACTCCGTCCGTCTCAACACCGGCGCGCTCGTCACTTCGCTCCTCGCGCGCCGAGGATCGCAAATCCTCCGGATTTGCTCACCACCGGCAGACTCGTTTTGCTCGTCTGCCGAGCCTTGCCTCACTTCGTTCGGCAAGACACCGGCGCTCGACTGCAACGGGACGGGCACACTTCGGCCCGTGTCGAACCCGCGTTCGCATCCGGACGTTATCCAGCCCTCGTTAAGGGTGTTTCCTTTCAGCGTGACGCCGGACTGACGGTCCCATAGCAGTTCCCATTCGAGAGCTCGAACGCATCGAGCGAAAGCTGACTCGCTTCGACATCCGCCTGGAACTCTGCAGGCGCGTAGATATGATAGAATCGCGGGACGGTCTCGCCACCGGGCAGCGTCCACTCGACAGTCGTATCGAAGCCCATCTCGGCATCTGGCGGTGCGTCGAAATTGTCGTGGGTGATGCTCCAGGCGCTGACGAACGCTTCCCCGTCGGGATCGAGCACCCGCGCGAGTTCGTCTAAGCTTTCGATCCGCGCTTCCCGGGATGGCAGGTGGTGCAGCGTCGCGATGTAGAGAGCCAGATCGACGCGATCGTTCGTGATCGGGAGGTTCGACGCATCACCAAGCAGGAAGCGACCATCCGGGACGCGCTCGGTCGCAGCATCGAGCAGCGATCGACTCACGTCCACACCCACGACTCGATCGGCGCGCTGCTTCAGGATCTCGACGTGGCGGCCGTTGCCACAGCCGACGTCGAGACCCAGGTCCGCGTCGGCGGCGTCGGCGACGAACGCCTCGACTTCCGGCCACGGGTTCACCCGGGTCTTCGAGAAGTGCGTGCCGATGTGGTCGTACGTGTCTCGCACGTCCGCGCGGGAGCGATCCATTTCGATCCTCGATCAATCGTACTTCTCTGGGTATGCCTCGGCCAGTAGCTCCGGCTGGGATTCGAGACGCTCGCGGATCGGATCGACAATGTCTCCGATGTACTCGCCGGCGGCGTTCTTGAGATCCTGGGGGTGGAGTTCCTCGCTGACGAAGTCGTCTTCCAGTTGGGCGTAGGAGTCGTAGGTGAGGTTCCCGCCGTATTCTTCGGGGCGCTCGACGACGAAGGCCTCCTCGCGCTCATCGAGAATCGGGAACACGAGATAGCGAACGTACTCCAGAACGCCGTTACCTTCGACCTCGCCCATCGGGCAGTAGGCGTCGCCGATCTTCTCGACGACGGTGTCGGGATCGTCCGTGAGCGCGACCTTCGAGGACTCCTCGGAAGCGCTCATCTTCCCGCCCGTCAGGCCGGAGAGTAGCGGCGCGAAGACGCAGGTCGGGGCCTCGCCGCCGTGTTCGGGCAGGATCTCGCGGGAGAGCATGTAGATCCCACGCTGGTCGATCCCGCCGTAGGCCACGTCGGCGTCCAGGGCGTCGACGTCCAGGGTCTGCATCAGGGGATAGACCAATCCACCCAGGTTCGGCGAGTCCGATTCCCGGACGACCTCGCTCGCGGCCCGCTGGGCGCGGGCGATCGTCGTCTCGGCGGTCATCCGCAGGAGTTCCAGTGTGTACTCCGAATCGAGTTCGAACTCGCGCCCGCGCACGAAGGTGATCTGCTCGGGATCGGCCCCGGCGGCCTCGACCATCGCTTCGATTGTTTCCTGGTAATAGGCAGTGCGGGCCTCCAGCAGGTCGAAGGGGCTCTTTGCGTCGTCGAGGTGGGCGTGCAGGTCGGCGATCAGCACCGTCACGTCCATCCCGGCGTGCAGGAAGTCGGCGAGTTTCCGGATCGTCGTGAAGTGGCCGATGTGCATCTCGCCGGTCGGGGCGTAGCCGATGTAGACCGACGGCCCCTCGCGGTCCTCGAACAGCTCGCGTAACTCGTCCTCGGTGACGACCTCGGCGGTGTTGCGGGTCGCCAGGTCGACTCGCTCGTCCGTGTCCATACGCGTTCGTCCGGAGTCCGTCCCTAAAACGATTCGTTTCCCGCTCGAAGCGTGCTTGTCAGCCGTCACTGTTGTCTGTTCACCTCGATAGAGCGCTCCGACCGACGCATGCACGTCAGACTTCGCCAGTATCGACCGGGACGCGAGTCAAACCGAGCGTCGCGAAGTCGTCGTCGAACGCGAAGATGTGAGAGATATCGTGCTCATCGGCAAGTGTCGCGTTCATGTGATCGATGAAGGAGATCGATTGGTCGTCGTACTGTTCGAACTGCTGGACCGTCACGTCGAAACGGTGGGCATCGACATTGATCAGATTGATCGATGGCGTTTCCCTGACAGTCGCCAGTGCTTCGACCGCTTCGGCGTGGCCGACACCGTACAGCAACGTCGTCGCCGTCTCCGAGAGAACGTATCGACTCGTGTACAGCGGCCCGTAGGCGTATTCGCCTGTCCCGATCCCATCCAGTAACTCAGTGGCCGCGTCGTGATGTGTATCGTCCTCATTGAATACCGCAACGAGTGCGTTCGTATCCACGAACAGCGGTGTCGACCGAGTGACCTGGGTCATGCCTCGTTACGGTACAACACGTCGTCCACATTCTCGGAGAGATCCTCGCGTCCCGACGCGAACGACGGCCTGTCGGCAAAGAGCGGGTCGTCTGGATCGACGGGTTCGGGTTCCACGCGATCATCTACAATCCACCACACGACAGTCCGTCCGCTCTTCCGACGATCGACGACGCCGTCCCGGTGGAGTTCTCTGAGTTTCCGCCGCGCCGTCTCGGTGGAGCAGTCCAGGTGCTCGGCCACGTCTGTAGAGGTGACAGCCGGTCCGTTCACGGAGCGAAAGACGTCCAATACGCGAGACTGTGAGACGGTCTCGACGAACTCCCCCGTGTCCGATCGTTCTCGGTTGCTCATACATGTCTTTGCTCACCATCTGGCAAAAGTCTTGTTGATACACCATGTTGGCACTCCAACGTGGTCGTAGTCATTCGAATCACTCTCGAGATCAGTGGAGGAGTCAGTCCCGGACGCCTAACAGAACGGCAAAACCCGTTGTCACTCGCCCTGCTCTGCAACTCGATTCCGGTGGACGATTCCCTGGTTGTTCGCCGTGTTGGCGACGAAGTTCCGGAAGGCATCGCTCACGTCGAGGTCATCAGCCAGCACCGCGGGTCGGCCCTCGTCGCCGCGTTCGCGGATCTCCGGATCGAGCGGGATCTCGCCCAGGAACGGCATCTGGACCTGCTCGGCGAACTCCCGACCGCCGCCCTCGCCGAAGATGGCGTGTTCGCTGCCACAATCGGGGCATTTGAACGAGCTCATGTTTTCGACGATGCCCAGGACGGGCGTGTCGTGCTTGCCGAACATCTCCAGGCCCTTCTTGGCGTCGTCCAGCGCGACACCCTGGGGCGTCGTGACGATCACCGCGCCCGTGACCGGGACAGTCTGGAGGAGTGTGAGCTGGGTGTCGCCGGTGCCCGGCGGGAGGTCGACGACGAGGTAGTCGAGTTCGCCCCACTGGACATCCTCGAACAGCTGAGTCAGCGTCTGGTGGACCATCGGCCCACGCCAGATCACGGGGTCGTCCTCGCCGAGCAGGAAGTCCATGCTCATGAGCTTCATCCCGTGTTTCTCCGGCGGGATGATCTTGTCGTCGTCCGTGGCTTCGGGGCGTTCGTGTGCGTCGAGCATCCGGGGGACGTTCGGTCCGTAGATGTCGGCGTCGAACACCCCGACACGAGCACCGCGATCGGCGAGTCCCGCGGCGAGGTTGACCGAGGTCGTACTCTTCCCGACGCCGCCCTTCCCGCTCGCGACGGCGATGACGTTCTTGACGCCCGGCAGGATGTCGCCCTCGGTGCCACGGTCGATCGTCGCCGAAAGCTCCACGGCCAGATCCGGTGCGGCGTCACCGATCACCTCACGGACGCGATCGGCGATGGTCGTCTCAGTCGGCGAGAACGGCGCACCCAGCGCAAGGTCGATGTGTGCGCTCCCATTCCGCAATTCGATGTCGTTGACCAGGCCCAACGAGACGATGTCGCCGTCGAGATCCGGGTCCTCGACCGATGCCAGCAGTTCCCGCAGCTCGGCTTCGTCCATACCCGCCGTAGGCTCCGAACGAGCGAAAAGACTTGTGACCCTGCCCGGACGCGTGAATATGACGCGAGCGGAGACCAGTCCGCACTCCGTTCAGTCCGTGACAGGCTCACCGACACCGATCGTGAACGTACAGTCGGCCGCCAGTCTGAAGATGGCTCGATCGCCCACGTCGATCGCGCTCAGTCGCCGACCGATCGGATGCTCGCCGAACGAGACCGACGCTCGCGAAGTGGCCGGCCAGGCACCCACGCGACCCCGTAATTTCGTCGGCTCCCGGAGCAATCGGTCGTCTTTCAGCGTGAAATTGTACCCGGTGAGTCGGGCAGGCAGCGTCGGCGGCCGCTGGATCGAAGTTGAAAGCAGCGGCTCCCCGTCGGCTCTGACAGTCGCGGTCCGTGTCTTTCCCTCGTCGGTCACGTCGATAT is from Halorhabdus sp. BNX81 and encodes:
- a CDS encoding helix-turn-helix domain-containing protein, with the protein product MTSLLPLKSATQSRDRDLDPQLLGLTEESAGDILSAISSLTARRILDILYDEPRPTSEIATTLDSSVQNVSYHLERLEDADLVEVVDTWYSAQGREMDVYGPTNSALVLYTGAETVPPSLKRALGRSVGGIGAIGVISALVHFQWTETGPFAPSRRVAPIGAQPPEPTIQESIMNFITGPGGTLLTAGLVVIAVCLLWWYWRRYRPARQQAQSI
- a CDS encoding DUF58 domain-containing protein; translation: MRLTNRGWVTVGVAVAAFLMAWLFGARSLNAVAVPAVVAVVAAAAQLKLADRPAVSRSNPHAGFPEETRAVTVEVTGTRGTIIHANDTLSRGLSATDNGFSGSVPVTHTYEMALTERGRHAIGPLSVHLRDVFGLVSHEIEIGEATDVIVYPQIHDVTGSSALAAELERNRRPERQEIDQLREYVPGDPLRDIDWKSSAKRLPDLVVTEFIGRETMGTIEITISTDRETADRAASAAGSVALFFSHAGLEVGLTAPDGNLKPSRGETHRSELLQLLAETGPGTLNDRVRTDADIRVVGDDGAVTVDVNGQVTTYEDIRSTAARDRTPVDRQRAGTSGVTVT
- a CDS encoding AAA family ATPase, producing MTDIESRAAGAERELDIDDVGEIADSVVENVERVIVGHRDAIEHILTALFGRGHVLLEDVPGVGKTMLSRAIAESFDCSFKRVQFTPDLLPSDVTGANVYNQKTQTFEFRSGPIFANVVLGDEINRAPPKTQSALLEAMEEGQVTIDGETHAVPDPFGVIATQNTVERDRTYDLPMAELDRFMKKLELGYPTADEESAMLESVVGTHPIETVEPVATLEDLEQIRAVTADVTVEDPIRTYVTRLARYTRNHAELGASPRASVLLLRAAQGRAVLNGREYVVPDDIQAEASVVLPHRIRSGAVERTAGDLVADAIESIPVE
- a CDS encoding transglutaminase domain-containing protein, which encodes MSVTGREQNPGRDGQTGITGRVRDITPVRLLALGGALLVIGSFVGVVHDVVDVISDPGLLQLVVAVTFVGSTIAARYLTVRKAVVLAVVLLAGSLQWYLLGLSGATLWPWPHIQYTIALLAGNSVLGIVNLEAWVIAVTPAPIFLAWYLAVRRHYAPSAAIGGTTLLFFVLTGDAGADLTLLGVVGVVTLVGAGELDRLGASIGETDIVATVVAIAIVASVTISIVPAGAAFSFSPDSGLSDSAAVSSSAAPSDGTLEGSLLSASEELSIQGSLELTSELRYAVTSNKGSYWRVAAYDLYTGDGWVRRGGTGSTDQRLGSPPDRSRTVEQTYRAITEIGTMPAVWRPSEISGPAAENARATRLGGLQPIQPLAANDSYRVTSEVPIATASELRDAGEAYPASVKNQYLQLPDSTPDRVAERTEQLTGNADNPYDTARVIEQWLESNREYSLNVSKPSGTTADSFLFEMDQGYCTYYATTMATMLRTQDIPARFVVGYTSGQRVGEDEWLVRGHNSHAWVEVYFPDVGWIRFDPTPAGPRDSTTQQDLESARAANESNVDTNRSQGGEWTPTPTETETEAPETDDQQTVLEEREPSVPEYYGPDAELNGSEFPGGQFNATATDRTDTANESEGRRDNEGGLVPGLEQLTLAALAMFGFAGVARRSGLTDRAYRAVWLRWQPREEPATDVERAFDRLVYLLERRHRKRHPGETVRHYLDAVDADERARRVATIRERARYADTVDRDAADEAVELVDELVGDT
- a CDS encoding aminotransferase class I/II-fold pyridoxal phosphate-dependent enzyme — its product is MTHFSDRVEQVSISGIREVFEAADEDAINLGLGQPDFPAPENAREAAVEAIRAGDADGYTSNKGTPELREAIAAKHARDNDLDVDPANIIATSGGSEALHIALEAHVDANEEVIYPDPGFVSYEALTHLAGGTPRPVGLREDLTLDPAAVEDAITDDTAAFVVNSPANPTGAVQSPDDMREFARIADEHDVLCISDEVYEHIVFEGEHRSPLEFAESDNVVVINAASKAYSMTGWRLGWVTGSNERIERMLRVHQYGQACASAPAQYAAQAALSGPQDRVTEMVEAFEERRNVLLDGLADMGLETPTPKGAFYAMPNVPDGWVEEVIDRGVVVVPGEAFGEGGEGYARISYATDMEQLTEAIDVMAAATAAVR